Genomic window (Primulina eburnea isolate SZY01 chromosome 8, ASM2296580v1, whole genome shotgun sequence):
TATGTCCCTAAAAAGTGGCTGATAGGAAGTAGGGATTGAATTAAAGTTTTCGAGTTTAGGAAATTAAACCACCATAGGATATATTAAAGAAAAACAATTCAATTTGTTGGGTCATTTCTCCACTTCCTATAGGTTGCGCCAAAGAGGTGGGGAAAATAGTTTGTAAAAATACTTGAAGATAATGTAAAAACGTACCAAATCAGTTAGTAAAGATACTTAAAGATAATGTAAAAACGATCATAATTGaatgaatatatttatttatcttatgaataaaaaataaataagtaggtctcttgtgagacggtcgcacgaatctttatctgtgagatgggtcaatcataggatattcaccataaaaagtaatactcttaacatgaaaaataatattttttcatgaatgacccaaataagagatctgtctaacAAAATATGAtccatgagatcgtctcacacaagtttttgtccaaatAAATATGTGACTCACTCTCACGAGTTACAAGaatatagagagagagagatcaGGAAAGTTGCATAAATTGGGATTTGGGAGCGAGTTCCGTCTTAAGCATGAACATCCTGTCTAGAGGAAAGGTGAAAATAGTACTTAACCGAATTCAATAATTAGAGATCCATCTttcaatcatttttcctttttgtCTCAAATCTGTTCAAAGGCTAAGGTTTCTGCTTTATGTAGTTAATTATCatcaaatgtttatttttggtACTCTTTCTTTCAAATAGAATGATTTTCTTATCTTACAAATCAAAATATGCGGAGAGTCGAATCCTTAACTATCTTGTATCTTTTATAGTAACGATCGATACGCTATTGGAGTGGGAGGGCAACAGAACTATCATTCTTTGGAAAACTTTGAGCTTTAAATTTTATTCAATACTTAGGCGTGTGTATTTTTTGTCtactaaaataacataaatgaTCAAATATTTGACCAACCCATTATTCTTATCTCTTgtaaaattgttcatatttatataaaaaaaatgaacgacaaaaaaatattaagtgTGTCTCATTtgtgaccgtctcacggattttaatctgtgagacgagtcaactctaccgatattcacaataaaaaataatatttttttatagataactcaaataagatattcatctcacaaatacgacccgtgagaccgtttcacacaaatttttgccaaaatTGTTTGACTCGTCTTTCTGTTtgatcaaaattttaattatacctaatactttattttttttccgCCATGGAATTTTATACAAGGCACCTGACTTAAACGTTAATGAAACGGGTAGGTGCTTGCAAATAAAAATTTCGGCCCAATATTAGTTGGGCCTATTTTGCAGAGGCTCAAAACCGTAATTCGAAGAAAATGAAATCTGCGTTCTTATTCGTATTCCCTAGTCAGTGAACCCTGGAAGAAACGGGGGGATCCTCGATTTAGAAACTAAATTGTGGCTAACCAAAACCTATTTGGGCTCATCTGAATTAGGTTTTCGATCCGAATTGCACTAATCTCTGGTTTGGCTATCTTGATGAAGAAAGGTGGAGGTAATTCGGAGCGCAGTGATAATAGAAGCAGGAAATTTGGCGGTCATGAGTCGATAAAAAacaagaagatgaagaagaatATGCAGAGATTGGGTGGCAATGGGGGCGGTCTGTCGTTGGAATCATTCGCGAATGCTAAAACTAGAAGCGGCAGCTATAATCCTTCCTTGATCAGTATGCTGCGCTTTTCTCTTCCCTTATGGctattaatttctttttttcTGTCGTGATATTATGTGAATGTCATGATAACTATGGAGTGCTAGTGCGTCCTCGCATTGAATAATTTTGTGCTCAGATTCTCACTCGGGTTGATGAATTTTTATTGTGGCTGAAATCTTTATCGTTGATGCATATTGAACTCATTTTTTTGGGGCAGAGTTGTTTGTGCGATTATTCTTCTCCTTGATTTGTTCGGTGAGTATCTGGGTCTAGGAACTGGGCTAGTTCTTGTTGATTAATGGTTTAGTAAATCATATTAGTCCAAACAAGTTGTTATAGAATATAGTTCGATTTGAAGTGTGTACAAATGAAAACTCTTTCTTTTCAAGTGCTGAGGTCTGAAAGCCAGTTCGAGTGAAACCTCTTAATGGAAGCATCCGATCATTCCATCCATAATGTCACATCAACGATTGGGTACGATCTAGTTATTAAATCATCATGAACAGTGTGTATTGGCACAATTAGATTGTTGTACAGTTGTGGTGGTCAAATCTTTTAGAATAAGTTATGTGATATGTGCAAGTAAATTAGTTCCGTGAAGTGCTGAAGCTTGGCGGCAAAATTCTGTGAGGTTTTTCTTTGATTGACGtattttgatttcaaattcCACTTGTTTTGGTGGACAAAATtcaaatgaatttcaaatccacCATACTTGATGTAAGCATTTTCAGTAGTAGTTGTGGTTgatttaaaatacacctaagACGGGtgtcatttgaaattcattgttcAAATTGTTTCTCTTTCAAATCAAATACATCGATCCAATCGTAACCTGAGATTTAATTGGCGGCAGAGTGGCTGGCTAAGGCGATTGTTTAGGACAAAATAAGTAGCTAAGAACTATAAAAAAATATGGGCTTGGAGGTCTTTATTCAACGGGAGGGAAGAGTTGAATCCAAAGACTTTTGAAGCAATGAAATATTCATCTCCATTACTTTGACACTACTTTTTTGTTGATTCATGATATGGGTATTTGTTGAACTTTCGGTAGTCGGGTCTTGATTATTCAAGTACTGAAAATTTTGTGTTTGATTATTAGCTTGTCTCTGTATCTTGATTatccaatttcttcttctgCCTTTTCTTTTATCAGAAAAACAAAGAGAATTCTATAAGAATGCTAAACACTTGAGAAAATTCAAGAAGTCCTTAAAGCAGCTAGAGCAGGAGAATGTTCCTTCCACCACCATAAAACCATTTGAGGTATGAATTTGGTTTATTcatacatctcctttttctTTTGGAGTCTGTGTGATGTTCCAGGGTTGAGCCATCGGGAATGCTTCAATTTTTCTAAGCCAGTGTCGAAATGTAAACTGCGGAATCCTAGTGGGCAAGAGAACTAGAATACTTCATATTTGTTGTTGCTTTTGCTACTCAGACCCAAACATATTTTGTTCGTAGTCCATCTGCTCTCGTCAATATTTATGATTTTCCTCACAGGGAGGAAATGAAGCCGAGGAAGGTAATAATGTTAACCGGCAGAAGAAGAAAAACACTCGTGCACAAAGTCTTCAACAACTGTATGAACAGAAGCGTGGGGAGGACGAGAAAGCCAAGGCAGAGCGGGATGCAGTGATTCAGGTAAGGAAGCAAGAGATACAGCAAGTTGAAGCACGAAGAAGAGCTCTAAAGGAGAAAATGTATAAGAAAACGAAGTCAGGCCAACCCGTAATGAAATATCGAATCGAGCATCTTCTGGAAACAATTCAAGGTTCCACAAGCTAGTATTTGAACTTTGAAGTCTTTTTATCTCTTATTTATTTTCTATATGAATTTCACTTAAGCAGTCAAAATGTTGTAGTTTTATTGCTCaaacatgatattttatgtCTGCAATGATGAATCCCTCCACTGGAAATGTTGTGTTCAATACAAGGGAATTTGGATTCTAATTGATAAACCAGCATTTGCAtgtaatttttttctaaaatataaCATATCGTTCATCAAACCTAACTACTATAAATAAATTTCCCTTGTTTTAGTCGATTGTATTTGTAAAAAAAGGGTGAACACCACCCCCGAAGGTCCCACACAGAGCCGTTCCAAGTCTCGGCGTGAAAGAGATAAACCAGGGTTATGCACCGACAGCAGGTACCCAGAGGAGAGGTTGGCTGGAGAAATTCTCCATCGAGGGGGAGACGAGACTCGATCCCTCACCAATATGAAGTAACAGTCCTTCTTTCCAGGACCTTACCACACGGCCTATGCCTCTGGGAGCAGTCGATTGTATTTGTAGCTTTATAGTAGAAATGAATACATTTTTAATTCTATTTGCGCTTTTTCCCTCAAGCTCCCGCTCGGCTCCCCAAAGCCTGACATAGATTTGGCCTTGCTGTCTAAGTAAAAAGTCTGTGTTACTTTTGGGGCCCTTAGATTTCATTGTCCCCAAATTGGTGCAAAGTGTGATTCGACATTAATAACTCAAAGACCATATATAGATGCAGTGCAACTACTACTTCAAGCTATGTATATATTCTCGAAAATGTCGTTGGTA
Coding sequences:
- the LOC140840132 gene encoding uncharacterized protein isoform X1, whose translation is MKKGGGNSERSDNRSRKFGGHESIKNKKMKKNMQRLGGNGGGLSLESFANAKTRSGSYNPSLIKKQREFYKNAKHLRKFKKSLKQLEQENVPSTTIKPFEGGNEAEEGNNVNRQKKKNTRAQSLQQLYEQKRGEDEKAKAERDAVIQVRKQEIQQVEARRRALKEKMYKKTKSGQPVMKYRIEHLLETIQGSTS
- the LOC140840132 gene encoding uncharacterized protein isoform X2, producing MSHQRLEKQREFYKNAKHLRKFKKSLKQLEQENVPSTTIKPFEGGNEAEEGNNVNRQKKKNTRAQSLQQLYEQKRGEDEKAKAERDAVIQVRKQEIQQVEARRRALKEKMYKKTKSGQPVMKYRIEHLLETIQGSTS